A portion of the Stigmatella aurantiaca DW4/3-1 genome contains these proteins:
- a CDS encoding thiolase family protein, producing the protein MASRVVIASAVRTPFTRASKGEFKDTRPDTLAAHVIKEAVARVPGLKPSDVEDVILGCAMPEAEQGMNVARQASLLGGLPDTVPAMTINRFCSSGTQSIAQAAQAIQAGMIQVAVAGGTESMSMVPMGGNKVSANPEIMEKYPEVYTSMGVTAENIASRYGVSREDADKFAAESQRRAATAREQGKFKEEILPISTTYFDEDGTAKQVTVTFDTILRPETTAEGLAKLRPAFNPKGVVTAGNASPLTDGAAAAVVMSEEKAKELGVKPLGYFLDFQVAGVPPDIMGIGPVPAVRKLLARNKLKVEDIDVFELNEAFAAQALYCLRELGIPLDKANPNGGAIALGHPLGVSGARMVGTLLYELKRRNGRYGVVSMCIGGGMGAAALIELAK; encoded by the coding sequence ATGGCCAGTCGAGTCGTGATTGCCAGCGCGGTGCGCACGCCGTTCACCCGCGCGAGCAAGGGAGAGTTCAAGGACACCCGGCCGGATACGCTCGCGGCCCACGTCATCAAGGAAGCCGTGGCGCGGGTACCCGGCCTGAAGCCCTCGGATGTGGAGGACGTCATCCTGGGCTGTGCCATGCCGGAGGCCGAGCAGGGAATGAACGTCGCCCGCCAGGCGTCGCTGCTCGGTGGGCTGCCGGACACGGTGCCGGCGATGACCATCAACCGCTTCTGCTCGTCGGGAACGCAGTCCATCGCCCAGGCGGCGCAAGCCATCCAGGCGGGGATGATCCAGGTGGCGGTCGCCGGGGGCACCGAGTCGATGTCGATGGTGCCCATGGGCGGCAACAAGGTGAGCGCCAACCCGGAGATCATGGAGAAGTACCCCGAGGTCTACACCTCCATGGGCGTCACGGCGGAGAACATCGCCAGCCGCTACGGCGTCAGCCGGGAGGACGCGGACAAGTTCGCCGCCGAGTCCCAGCGCCGCGCGGCCACCGCCCGCGAGCAGGGGAAGTTCAAGGAGGAGATCCTGCCGATCTCCACCACGTACTTCGACGAGGACGGCACGGCGAAGCAGGTGACGGTGACGTTCGACACCATCCTGCGCCCGGAGACGACGGCGGAGGGGCTGGCGAAGCTGCGGCCGGCCTTCAACCCCAAGGGCGTGGTGACGGCGGGCAACGCCTCGCCGCTGACGGACGGCGCGGCCGCCGCGGTGGTGATGAGCGAGGAGAAGGCGAAGGAGCTCGGGGTGAAGCCGCTGGGCTACTTCCTGGACTTCCAGGTGGCGGGCGTGCCCCCGGACATCATGGGGATTGGCCCCGTTCCGGCGGTGAGGAAGCTCCTGGCGCGCAACAAGCTCAAGGTGGAGGACATCGACGTCTTCGAGCTGAACGAGGCCTTCGCGGCGCAGGCGCTGTACTGCCTGCGGGAGCTGGGCATCCCGCTGGACAAGGCGAACCCGAACGGGGGCGCCATCGCCCTGGGCCACCCGCTGGGTGTGTCCGGTGCGCGCATGGTGGGCACGCTCCTGTACGAGCTGAAGCGCCGCAACGGCCGTTACGGCGTCGTCAGCATGTGCATTGGTGGCGGCATGGGCGCCGCGGCGCTCATCGAGCTGGCGAAGTAA
- a CDS encoding porin, whose amino-acid sequence MTKARLSLFLTLFLAVIPPAWSQTSSSTPVAGPQEPTPSGPASTAEPVPAPAPPQPPPPPANPAPTITAEPGRGILVKGPGDRYSFGIRARIQFRDTFLHFDQSDTNEINIRTLRLTVHGNVLSPDLRYTIQLAFGGNDFETGSSSPIFDAFVDYTRHRDLNIRVGQFFVPFDRARTIREFALQMVDRQQVVRELTLDRDVGVMFSSTNLFGLHEWLGYNLFIGGGDGRNRFAAYEAGPLAVLRLTLRPFGTFDDDQEGDLTRAARPRLALGLAGAYNYKTSRRNSTFGTAFTAGTVNYTNLAADLVFKYRGFSLLAEGLWRKASEDVLEGTVNGTVTREPTRSGYGYFVQGGFLVNPTVELTARWEELFARHGTDPQLQQLVQTQGKQAGGGVNVYLNGHAFKLQGDYFYIFGPEGEPRHLARIQLDASF is encoded by the coding sequence ATGACGAAGGCACGCTTGTCCCTGTTCCTCACCCTGTTCCTGGCGGTCATCCCCCCCGCCTGGAGCCAGACCTCCTCCTCCACCCCTGTCGCGGGCCCACAAGAGCCCACCCCCTCGGGTCCGGCGTCCACCGCCGAGCCGGTCCCGGCTCCGGCCCCGCCTCAACCCCCGCCCCCCCCGGCCAACCCCGCCCCCACCATCACCGCGGAGCCCGGACGGGGCATCCTGGTGAAGGGGCCCGGTGACCGCTACTCCTTCGGCATCCGGGCGCGGATCCAGTTCCGGGACACGTTCCTTCACTTCGACCAGAGCGATACCAACGAGATCAACATCCGGACGCTCCGGCTCACCGTGCACGGCAACGTGCTGTCACCGGACCTGCGCTACACCATCCAGCTTGCCTTCGGCGGCAATGATTTCGAGACGGGCAGCAGCTCTCCCATCTTCGATGCCTTCGTGGACTACACCCGGCACCGGGACCTCAACATCCGCGTGGGACAGTTCTTCGTTCCCTTTGACCGCGCCCGGACCATCCGCGAGTTCGCCCTGCAGATGGTTGACCGGCAGCAGGTGGTGCGAGAGCTGACGCTCGACCGGGACGTGGGCGTGATGTTCTCGTCCACCAACCTCTTCGGGCTTCACGAGTGGCTCGGCTACAACCTCTTCATCGGCGGAGGGGACGGACGCAACCGCTTCGCGGCGTACGAGGCGGGGCCGCTCGCCGTCTTGCGGCTCACGCTGCGGCCCTTCGGGACCTTCGATGACGATCAAGAAGGAGACCTGACGCGTGCGGCGAGGCCCCGGCTGGCCCTCGGTCTGGCGGGCGCCTACAACTACAAGACCTCCCGCCGCAACAGCACCTTCGGAACCGCCTTCACGGCCGGCACGGTGAACTACACGAACCTGGCGGCGGACCTGGTGTTCAAGTACCGGGGCTTCTCCCTGCTCGCCGAGGGGCTGTGGCGCAAGGCCAGCGAGGATGTGCTCGAGGGGACCGTCAATGGCACCGTCACGCGCGAGCCCACCCGCTCCGGCTATGGCTACTTCGTGCAGGGCGGCTTCCTGGTGAACCCCACGGTGGAGCTGACCGCGCGCTGGGAGGAACTCTTCGCCCGGCATGGCACGGATCCGCAGCTCCAGCAGCTCGTGCAGACGCAAGGCAAGCAGGCCGGCGGCGGCGTCAACGTCTACCTGAACGGCCATGCCTTCAAGCTGCAAGGCGACTACTTCTACATCTTCGGTCCCGAGGGAGAGCCGCGCCATCTCGCCCGCATTCAGCTCGACGCGAGCTTCTGA
- a CDS encoding fibronectin type III domain-containing protein, with product MSQYGVARTQGQKLFAGVAVLALLVNLLPSLAFAADRGAWAAYVNYVVGDSVTYGGKGYDCRQSHQSLPGWEPPNVPALWLEKTGSVDVQAPTAPTGLTSSGKTANSVSLTWNASTDNVGVTGYEVFIGGSATAAATTTGATSVTVSGLNANTTYTFTVKARDAAGNRSAASSAFSVTTNPPSTDTQAPTVPASLRSTGTASSSVSLAWNASTDNVGVTGYEVFIGGSATAAATTTGATSVTVSGLAANTSYSFTVKARDAAGNRSAASAALSVKTQPAPSGDVPSKILVGYWHNFDNGSGFIRLRNVSPKWDVINISFAEPTNGATGGTIGFTPYSYTDADFKADVAYLQSQGKKVIISIGGANGQVRLENATSRTAFVNSMGAIIEKYGFDGMDIDFEGHSLSLDAGDADFKNPRTPVVTNLIAAIRALRERFGAKFLLTMAPETFFVQLGYSFYGGSCISCDNRAGAYLPVIYAVRDILSWLQVQDYNSGPITGLDDQYHSMGNADFHVAMTDMLLAGFPVAKNPNSIFPALRPDQVAIGLPANVNAGGGYTAPAEVQKAVNALVKGTSIGSYTLRSNPANNKGFRGLMSWSVNWDAFANFEFTNSHRPYLDSLK from the coding sequence ATGAGCCAGTACGGAGTAGCCCGGACACAAGGTCAGAAGTTGTTCGCAGGGGTGGCGGTCTTGGCCCTCCTGGTGAATCTCCTCCCCTCGCTGGCGTTCGCGGCGGATCGCGGCGCATGGGCGGCGTATGTCAACTACGTGGTGGGGGACAGCGTCACGTATGGCGGCAAGGGATACGACTGCCGCCAGTCGCACCAGTCTCTGCCAGGGTGGGAGCCGCCCAACGTTCCTGCCCTGTGGCTGGAGAAGACGGGGTCCGTCGATGTCCAGGCGCCCACCGCGCCGACGGGGCTGACGTCCTCGGGGAAGACGGCCAACAGCGTCTCCCTGACCTGGAATGCCTCCACGGACAACGTGGGGGTGACGGGCTACGAGGTCTTCATCGGCGGTTCGGCCACCGCGGCGGCCACCACCACGGGCGCCACGAGCGTGACGGTGTCCGGACTGAATGCCAACACCACGTATACCTTCACGGTGAAGGCCCGGGATGCGGCCGGGAACCGTTCCGCGGCCAGCTCGGCCTTCAGCGTGACGACGAATCCGCCCAGCACGGACACGCAAGCGCCGACGGTCCCCGCGAGCCTGCGCTCCACGGGGACGGCCAGCAGCAGCGTGTCGCTGGCGTGGAATGCCTCCACGGACAACGTGGGGGTGACGGGCTACGAGGTCTTCATCGGCGGTTCGGCCACCGCGGCGGCCACCACCACGGGCGCCACGAGCGTGACGGTGTCCGGGCTTGCGGCCAACACCTCCTACAGCTTCACGGTGAAGGCCCGGGATGCGGCCGGGAACCGTTCCGCGGCCAGCGCTGCGCTTAGCGTCAAGACGCAGCCTGCTCCCTCGGGGGATGTGCCCAGCAAGATTCTCGTGGGCTATTGGCACAACTTCGACAATGGCTCGGGCTTCATCCGCCTGCGCAATGTGTCCCCCAAGTGGGACGTCATCAACATCTCCTTCGCCGAGCCGACGAATGGCGCCACGGGTGGGACGATTGGCTTCACGCCGTACAGTTACACCGACGCGGACTTCAAGGCGGACGTTGCCTACCTTCAGAGCCAGGGCAAGAAGGTGATCATCTCCATCGGCGGGGCCAACGGACAGGTCCGCCTGGAGAACGCCACGTCCCGGACGGCCTTCGTCAACTCGATGGGCGCCATCATCGAGAAGTATGGGTTTGATGGCATGGACATCGATTTCGAGGGCCACTCGCTGTCCCTCGATGCGGGGGATGCGGACTTCAAGAACCCGAGGACGCCGGTAGTCACGAACCTCATCGCCGCCATCCGGGCCCTGCGTGAGCGCTTCGGCGCGAAGTTCCTGCTCACCATGGCGCCCGAGACGTTCTTCGTCCAGCTGGGCTACTCCTTCTACGGCGGCAGCTGCATCTCCTGCGACAACCGGGCGGGGGCCTACCTGCCGGTCATCTACGCGGTGCGCGACATCCTCAGCTGGCTGCAGGTGCAGGATTACAACTCGGGGCCGATCACCGGCCTGGATGATCAGTACCACAGCATGGGGAACGCGGACTTCCACGTGGCGATGACGGACATGTTGCTGGCGGGCTTCCCGGTCGCCAAGAACCCCAACAGCATCTTCCCCGCGCTGCGTCCGGATCAGGTGGCCATCGGCTTGCCGGCCAACGTGAACGCGGGTGGTGGCTATACCGCTCCCGCCGAGGTGCAGAAGGCGGTGAACGCCCTGGTCAAGGGGACCTCGATCGGGTCCTATACCCTGCGCAGCAACCCGGCCAACAACAAGGGCTTCCGGGGGCTGATGTCCTGGTCGGTGAACTGGGATGCGTTCGCGAATTTTGAGTTCACGAACAGTCACCGCCCGTACCTGGATTCCTTGAAGTAG
- a CDS encoding PepSY domain-containing protein, translating to MSRLNNAFAALALMTGLAGGTALASDADEIKMLAQTKITLQQAIELAQQHQGGQAFEASIDDDSFKPVYEVSVVKDNRVYDVWVDGVEGKVLGAREDRKH from the coding sequence ATGTCACGACTGAACAACGCCTTCGCCGCCCTCGCCCTCATGACCGGACTGGCGGGAGGAACCGCACTCGCCTCGGATGCGGACGAAATCAAGATGCTCGCCCAGACGAAGATCACCTTGCAGCAGGCGATCGAGCTGGCCCAGCAGCACCAGGGAGGCCAGGCCTTCGAAGCCTCCATCGACGATGACAGCTTCAAGCCGGTCTACGAGGTCAGCGTCGTCAAGGACAACCGCGTCTACGACGTCTGGGTCGACGGGGTGGAGGGCAAGGTGCTGGGCGCCCGTGAGGACCGGAAGCACTGA
- a CDS encoding Vps62-related protein codes for MVDPLPPFRCVPPREPYRRTGRLGVLFASLATLASGCQGNGEEALSAPQADEMTARSAALEAPRGNTLYGSWSSSGGPVPSSAGNRRFLVEYTGATGPVTFELDASANPSLYLLNANGQVVQEAHSGTGTQARISLSLAPGNYTLVAATTVAGRTGEFTLRSDKALLRYPQRLWVKAATQFHWIYDDAGTGADNDVSIWRPNLSQMPGYVSLGDVAMPSHGQPPRTAFVVSGEGDLLARPIGYTWIWSDWGSGGTHDVSFWAPVAPSGYTCLGSVAVQGYSAPSPELIRCVKSEYVLQASSGWVWNDSGSGADYDIALWQANPRDHRSLGASTLVAQGHHGNPEAGRFWALNKSATAHPELQGTPVDATTALQYAPRIWLHHEEYYFPSSVEFFLPNVHEAQGYLVTNQPLGCDSCTDPQFLDGQRPDQTHVPAYAQIVIRTQGGVPTNITDVIYWSFYPYNNGKRVCIGWYTSLGCVGAYSTFGNHVGDWEHLTVRFVDGRPSQVYMSQHANGQTFTFGDKAVALDGWHPEAYSAKGSHGLYPDAARHTYETLFNGDTLNDDTSRGIAWNTWDRPVIFTWQPLGTFTGSLSWLNIPSDWGNPASGCDNIISEQSGQCVLNSGPTAPLKKGFASPSAMTLE; via the coding sequence ATGGTTGACCCACTGCCGCCTTTTCGCTGTGTCCCCCCCCGTGAGCCGTACCGCCGCACGGGGCGCCTGGGTGTGCTTTTCGCCAGCCTCGCCACGCTTGCCTCGGGGTGTCAGGGCAACGGTGAGGAGGCACTGAGCGCGCCGCAGGCGGATGAAATGACCGCCCGGTCCGCCGCCCTGGAGGCGCCCCGGGGCAACACCCTGTATGGGTCCTGGAGCAGCTCAGGGGGCCCTGTTCCTTCCAGCGCTGGCAACCGGCGGTTTCTCGTGGAGTACACCGGTGCAACGGGCCCAGTGACCTTCGAACTCGACGCGAGCGCCAATCCTTCGCTCTACCTGCTGAATGCCAACGGGCAGGTGGTGCAGGAGGCCCACAGTGGGACGGGCACCCAGGCCCGTATCTCCCTCTCCCTGGCGCCGGGGAACTACACGCTGGTGGCGGCAACCACGGTGGCGGGACGGACGGGAGAGTTCACGCTCCGCTCGGACAAGGCCCTGCTGCGCTATCCGCAACGCCTCTGGGTCAAGGCGGCCACTCAGTTCCATTGGATCTATGACGACGCGGGGACGGGCGCCGATAACGATGTCTCCATCTGGCGGCCCAACCTCAGCCAGATGCCCGGCTACGTCTCGCTGGGGGATGTGGCCATGCCCTCCCATGGACAGCCCCCCCGGACGGCCTTCGTGGTCTCCGGCGAAGGCGACCTGCTGGCGCGCCCCATCGGCTACACCTGGATCTGGAGCGATTGGGGCTCCGGCGGAACACACGACGTCTCCTTCTGGGCGCCGGTGGCACCTTCCGGCTACACCTGCCTGGGCTCGGTCGCCGTGCAGGGCTACAGCGCGCCCTCTCCGGAGCTCATCCGGTGCGTCAAAAGTGAATACGTGCTCCAGGCCAGCAGTGGCTGGGTGTGGAACGACAGCGGCTCTGGCGCGGATTACGACATCGCCCTCTGGCAGGCGAACCCCCGGGACCACCGGAGTCTGGGCGCGTCCACGTTGGTCGCGCAGGGACACCATGGAAACCCGGAGGCCGGGCGCTTCTGGGCCCTCAACAAGAGCGCGACCGCCCACCCGGAGCTTCAAGGGACCCCGGTCGATGCCACCACGGCGCTTCAGTACGCGCCCCGCATTTGGCTCCATCACGAGGAGTATTACTTCCCGTCCTCGGTCGAGTTCTTCCTCCCCAACGTGCACGAGGCCCAGGGCTACCTGGTGACGAACCAGCCGCTTGGCTGCGACTCCTGCACGGATCCCCAGTTTCTCGATGGCCAGCGGCCCGATCAGACCCACGTGCCCGCGTATGCGCAGATCGTCATCCGGACCCAGGGAGGCGTTCCCACGAACATCACGGACGTCATCTACTGGAGCTTCTACCCGTACAACAATGGCAAGCGGGTGTGCATCGGCTGGTACACGAGCCTGGGCTGCGTGGGCGCCTACTCCACCTTCGGAAACCACGTGGGCGACTGGGAGCACCTGACGGTGCGCTTCGTCGATGGCCGTCCCTCGCAGGTGTACATGAGCCAGCATGCCAACGGGCAGACCTTCACCTTCGGGGACAAGGCGGTGGCCCTCGACGGCTGGCATCCCGAGGCCTACTCGGCGAAGGGCTCGCACGGCCTCTATCCGGATGCCGCGCGGCACACCTACGAGACCCTCTTCAATGGTGACACCCTCAACGATGACACCAGCCGGGGCATTGCCTGGAACACCTGGGACAGGCCGGTCATCTTCACCTGGCAGCCCCTGGGCACCTTCACCGGGAGCCTCTCCTGGCTCAACATCCCGAGCGATTGGGGCAACCCCGCCTCGGGCTGCGACAACATCATCTCCGAGCAGTCAGGCCAGTGCGTGCTCAACAGCGGCCCCACGGCGCCGCTCAAGAAGGGCTTCGCCAGCCCGAGCGCCATGACGTTGGAGTGA
- a CDS encoding bile acid:sodium symporter family protein, producing the protein MPNLSRLRPDPFTLAIIATVGVATVLPCRGGAVPLFSATTHAAIALLFFLHGARLSRSAVFAGLTHWRLHLTVLASTFVLFPLLGWGMQGALGGWMEPSLLQGFLFLCLLPSTVQSSIAFTSMAGGNVVAAICSASLSNLLGVVLTPVLVGLLMHLQGGGISGRAIGAIFVQLFIPFLAGHLMRPWVGAWVERQRKLLSLVDRGSILLVVYTAFSEAAVNGLWQQLGPRDVVLLGGLATALLGAILVLTTLISRGLGFPRQDEITIVFCGSKKSLASGVPMASVLFPVSSVGAIVLPLMLFHQIQLMVCAVLARRYAQQGGAKDA; encoded by the coding sequence ATGCCGAACCTGTCCCGCCTTCGTCCTGATCCCTTCACCCTGGCGATCATCGCCACGGTGGGGGTGGCCACCGTACTGCCCTGCCGCGGGGGGGCAGTCCCCCTCTTCAGCGCCACCACCCACGCGGCGATTGCGCTGCTCTTCTTTCTTCACGGCGCCCGGCTCTCGCGAAGCGCGGTCTTCGCGGGCCTCACGCACTGGAGGCTTCACCTCACGGTGCTGGCCTCCACCTTCGTGCTCTTCCCCCTGCTGGGGTGGGGCATGCAAGGCGCGCTCGGGGGATGGATGGAGCCCAGTCTCCTCCAGGGCTTCCTGTTTCTGTGTCTGTTGCCCTCGACGGTCCAGTCCTCCATCGCCTTCACGTCGATGGCGGGCGGGAATGTGGTGGCGGCGATTTGCAGCGCGTCCCTCTCGAACCTGCTGGGGGTGGTGCTGACGCCGGTGCTCGTGGGCCTGCTGATGCACCTGCAAGGGGGAGGAATCTCAGGGCGGGCCATCGGCGCCATCTTCGTGCAGCTGTTCATTCCCTTCCTGGCCGGCCACCTCATGCGCCCCTGGGTGGGTGCCTGGGTGGAGCGGCAGCGCAAGCTCCTGAGCCTCGTCGACCGGGGTTCGATCCTGCTGGTGGTCTACACCGCTTTCAGTGAGGCGGCCGTGAATGGGCTCTGGCAGCAGCTGGGGCCGAGGGACGTGGTGCTGCTCGGGGGGCTCGCCACGGCCCTGCTGGGGGCCATCCTGGTGCTGACCACGCTGATCAGCCGCGGGCTGGGCTTCCCGCGCCAGGATGAGATCACCATCGTGTTCTGCGGCTCGAAGAAGAGCCTGGCCAGCGGGGTGCCCATGGCGAGCGTGCTGTTTCCCGTCTCGTCGGTGGGGGCCATCGTGCTGCCGTTGATGCTGTTCCACCAGATTCAGTTGATGGTCTGCGCCGTGCTCGCGCGACGGTATGCCCAGCAGGGCGGGGCGAAGGACGCGTAG
- a CDS encoding response regulator transcription factor — protein MRILLIEDDAQTAEYVRRGLTELGQLVDHAQDGQEGLLMATGGHYDVLVIDRMLPKLDGLTLLRMLREAHIRTPTLFLTAMGSIDDRVKGLESGGDDYLVKPFAFSELYARICSLGRRPPLQDVQTVFTLADLEMDLIKRTVTRSGKTLDLQPTEFRLLEYLLRHAGRAVTRTMLLEHVWNFHFDPKTNIVETHISRLRAKLDRGFTPELIHTVRGVGYKIDVAS, from the coding sequence TTGCGCATTTTGCTGATCGAGGACGACGCGCAGACGGCGGAGTATGTGCGCCGGGGCCTGACCGAGCTCGGGCAGCTCGTCGACCATGCCCAGGACGGCCAGGAAGGCCTGCTCATGGCGACAGGCGGCCACTACGACGTGCTGGTCATCGACCGGATGCTGCCGAAGCTCGATGGGCTGACCCTGCTGCGGATGCTGCGCGAGGCGCACATCCGGACGCCCACGCTGTTTCTCACCGCCATGGGCAGCATCGATGACCGGGTGAAGGGGCTGGAATCCGGCGGGGACGATTACCTGGTGAAGCCCTTTGCCTTCTCCGAGTTGTACGCCCGCATCTGCTCATTGGGACGCCGCCCTCCCCTTCAAGACGTCCAGACGGTCTTCACGCTCGCCGATCTGGAGATGGATCTCATCAAGCGGACGGTGACGCGCTCCGGGAAGACCCTCGACTTGCAGCCCACGGAGTTCCGGCTGCTGGAATACCTGCTGCGCCATGCCGGGCGGGCCGTCACGCGCACGATGCTGCTGGAGCACGTCTGGAACTTCCATTTCGATCCGAAGACCAACATCGTCGAGACGCACATCAGCCGCCTGCGGGCCAAGCTGGACCGTGGCTTCACCCCGGAGCTGATCCACACGGTCCGTGGGGTGGGATACAAAATCGATGTGGCGTCCTAG
- a CDS encoding sensor histidine kinase: MWRPRVLRTANFRLALSYAAVFSLSVFLLGVIVFFGVRSSLEQQLRGQVEAELRQLMVDYRDDGLEELRHDIRERIEANPARRLYYAMQSPDGRVVFDRLPSIPTPDGWHRVRAPSRGDRDADIPVLLQALTLDGGYKLAVAADLAPLQDAERAILRAFGWAFLFTLLAGAIGGLWIGQRFLSQVDAITRVADRIGQGDVKDRLPFRGTGDDLDQLAAVINRMLDRIQRLLESVQQVSTSIAHDLRTPLGHLRQTLEAMRQETGSPERMDALREEALQQLDATLETFTALLRIAEVESGSRKGGFERLCLSEVLENLVEAYRPVAEDHGQRLTASICPKLFIQGDRSLLAQLFANLVENALRHSGRGSAIHLGLEAGADGGFTVTVSDTGPGIPSTEYENVFKPFYRLDKSRTGKGSGLGMSLVAAIAGLHTLSITLEDNAPGLKVRLQGHSTPHPPPAAG; encoded by the coding sequence ATGTGGCGTCCTAGGGTCCTGCGGACGGCGAACTTCCGCCTCGCCCTGAGCTATGCCGCCGTTTTCAGCCTGTCCGTCTTCCTCCTCGGGGTGATCGTCTTCTTCGGGGTCCGCTCATCGCTCGAGCAGCAGCTGCGCGGCCAGGTCGAGGCGGAACTCCGCCAGCTCATGGTGGACTACCGCGACGATGGACTGGAGGAGCTCCGGCATGACATCCGCGAGCGCATCGAGGCCAACCCCGCCAGACGGCTGTACTACGCCATGCAGAGCCCGGACGGCCGCGTGGTCTTCGACCGGCTGCCGTCCATTCCCACCCCCGACGGCTGGCACCGCGTGAGGGCCCCCTCTCGGGGCGATCGAGACGCGGACATCCCCGTCCTGCTCCAGGCCCTCACGCTCGACGGTGGATACAAGCTGGCGGTGGCGGCAGATCTGGCCCCCCTCCAGGACGCCGAGCGGGCCATCCTCCGTGCCTTCGGCTGGGCCTTCCTGTTCACCCTGCTGGCGGGAGCCATCGGCGGGCTGTGGATTGGCCAGCGCTTCCTCTCCCAGGTTGACGCCATCACCCGGGTGGCGGATCGGATTGGCCAAGGAGACGTGAAGGACCGTCTCCCCTTCCGGGGAACGGGCGATGACCTGGATCAGCTCGCCGCGGTCATCAACCGCATGCTGGACCGCATCCAGCGGCTCCTGGAAAGCGTGCAGCAGGTGAGCACGAGCATCGCGCACGATCTGCGGACACCGCTCGGCCACCTGAGACAGACGTTGGAGGCAATGCGCCAAGAGACCGGCTCCCCGGAGCGGATGGACGCGCTGCGGGAGGAAGCCTTGCAGCAACTGGATGCCACGCTGGAGACGTTCACCGCCTTGCTGCGCATCGCCGAGGTGGAGTCCGGCTCACGAAAGGGGGGCTTCGAGCGCCTTTGCCTCTCCGAGGTGCTGGAGAACCTGGTGGAGGCCTACCGGCCCGTGGCCGAAGACCATGGCCAGCGCTTGACGGCGAGCATCTGCCCGAAGCTCTTCATCCAGGGCGACCGCAGCCTGCTGGCACAGCTCTTCGCCAACTTGGTGGAGAACGCCTTGCGTCACAGCGGCCGGGGCAGTGCGATTCATCTCGGGCTGGAAGCAGGAGCCGACGGAGGATTCACGGTCACCGTGTCCGATACGGGACCCGGAATCCCAAGCACGGAGTACGAGAACGTCTTCAAGCCTTTCTACCGTTTGGACAAAAGCCGCACAGGAAAAGGCAGTGGGTTGGGAATGAGCTTGGTCGCAGCCATCGCGGGGCTCCACACCCTGTCCATCACGCTCGAGGACAACGCACCCGGCTTGAAGGTACGCCTCCAGGGACACTCCACACCTCACCCTCCGCCTGCGGCGGGTTGA